A window of Halomonas sp. GFAJ-1 contains these coding sequences:
- a CDS encoding methylmalonate-semialdehyde dehydrogenase (acylating), translating into MSVREIPMYIDGQQVVSESQDWRDVVNPATQEVVARVPFCTAEEVERAIASAKTAFKEWRKVPLGKRMRIMLKLQALIRENTAELAALITEEHGKTLPDAEGEVGRGLEVVEHACSITSLQLGELAENAANEVDVYTMHQPLGVGAGITAFNFPIMLPCFMFPLAIATGNTFVLKPSEQDPSSTMRLVELAHEAGVPPGVLNVVHGGPDVANQIADHQDIKALSFIGSSHVGSLLYNRAAAAGKRMQAMMGAKNHCVVMPDANRSQAIDSLLGSAFGAAGQRCMANSVVVLVGEAREWVKDIEEGARNMKVGPGTQRDADLGPLVSPQAKERVERLIAAGEKEGAKLLVDGRGFTVEGYAEGNFVGPTLFADVTADMTIYREEIFGPVLCVVSVETLDEAIEFINANPNGNGTSIFTNSGWVARRFETDIDVGQIGINVPIPVPVAYFSFTGSRGSKLGDLGPNGKQAIAFWTQTKTVTARWFEPENVSSGINSTISL; encoded by the coding sequence ATGTCCGTACGCGAAATACCCATGTACATCGATGGTCAGCAAGTCGTATCCGAAAGCCAGGACTGGCGCGATGTGGTAAACCCTGCCACCCAAGAAGTGGTTGCCCGGGTACCTTTCTGTACCGCCGAAGAAGTAGAGCGCGCCATTGCCAGCGCAAAAACAGCGTTTAAAGAGTGGCGTAAAGTGCCGCTGGGTAAACGTATGCGCATTATGTTGAAGCTTCAGGCGCTGATTCGTGAGAACACCGCTGAACTGGCGGCGCTGATTACCGAAGAGCACGGCAAAACATTGCCCGATGCTGAAGGTGAAGTAGGGCGTGGTCTTGAAGTGGTTGAGCACGCCTGCTCGATTACCTCGCTACAGCTGGGCGAGCTTGCTGAAAATGCCGCCAATGAAGTTGACGTTTACACTATGCACCAGCCGCTTGGTGTTGGCGCCGGTATTACGGCATTCAACTTCCCGATTATGTTGCCCTGTTTTATGTTCCCGCTGGCAATCGCCACCGGCAATACCTTTGTTCTAAAGCCTTCCGAACAAGACCCAAGTTCCACCATGCGTTTGGTAGAACTTGCCCATGAGGCGGGTGTTCCCCCCGGTGTACTGAACGTTGTGCATGGCGGCCCTGATGTGGCTAACCAGATCGCCGATCACCAGGATATCAAAGCGCTCTCATTTATCGGTTCGTCCCACGTAGGCTCACTGCTCTACAACCGTGCTGCTGCTGCAGGTAAGCGCATGCAGGCCATGATGGGAGCCAAAAACCACTGTGTCGTTATGCCGGATGCCAACCGCAGCCAAGCTATTGATAGCCTGTTAGGCTCAGCTTTTGGTGCTGCAGGCCAGCGCTGTATGGCTAACTCCGTGGTTGTGCTGGTGGGTGAAGCTCGCGAATGGGTGAAGGATATTGAAGAGGGTGCCCGCAATATGAAAGTAGGGCCAGGCACTCAGCGCGATGCGGATTTAGGCCCGTTGGTTTCGCCCCAGGCAAAAGAGCGCGTAGAGCGCCTGATTGCCGCTGGTGAAAAAGAGGGAGCCAAACTGTTAGTGGATGGCCGTGGCTTCACAGTGGAAGGGTATGCTGAAGGTAACTTCGTTGGGCCAACACTGTTTGCCGACGTGACGGCGGATATGACCATCTACCGGGAAGAGATCTTTGGGCCAGTACTCTGTGTGGTGAGTGTGGAAACGCTGGATGAAGCCATTGAGTTTATTAACGCTAACCCCAACGGCAACGGTACCTCGATTTTCACTAACTCCGGTTGGGTAGCGCGGCGTTTTGAGACCGATATTGATGTGGGCCAAATCGGGATTAACGTACCCATTCCTGTGCCGGTAGCTTATTTCAGCTTTACCGGCTCGCGGGGGTCTAAGCTGGGAGATTTAGGGCCGAACGGTAAACAGGCCATTGCCTTCTGGACACAGACAAAAACGGTCACCGCTCGCTGGTTTGAGCCTGAAAATGTCTCAAGCGGTATCAATAGTACGATCTCGCTGTAA
- a CDS encoding C4-dicarboxylate ABC transporter permease — MTIIVFLLLLLGAVPIALVLALTAMWYIQASNNTVLFDSYPQQLFSAVESYGLLAIPLFMLAGELMNEGGLTKRLIALARILVGGFRGGLAYINLVANMMMAAIIGSAASQIAIMSRAMVPAMEQEGYDKPYSAAITAAGGLLSPIIPPSMLFVLFGVMAQVPIAEMFIAGLLPGLLLGASFFVVIALVGVVQQYPKGEWPSRRQALHDALWGLPALLIPVIIIGGILLGIATPTESAALASLAALLMGRFVYGDLRFKQLPEVLIRTAINAGLVIMLIAAAGVFGWVVVYERLPQMAAAWIAAFTSDPFVFLLLVIGALLLVGMIIDGIAALILVVPILMPIAQSQFAISPYQFGVVVCLTLVMGLLTPPVGAGLFIASSMTGAPPLKIFRALLPFLLATLVTLVLLAWQPWLTTGLIQR; from the coding sequence ATGACCATTATCGTTTTTTTGCTGCTGTTGCTGGGGGCCGTGCCTATTGCCTTGGTGCTGGCTCTGACGGCTATGTGGTATATCCAGGCCTCCAACAATACGGTGCTGTTTGATTCCTACCCGCAACAGCTATTTAGTGCCGTTGAAAGCTACGGCCTGCTAGCGATTCCGCTGTTTATGCTGGCGGGAGAACTGATGAATGAAGGCGGGCTGACCAAGCGCCTGATTGCGCTGGCGCGTATTTTGGTGGGTGGTTTTCGTGGCGGGCTTGCCTACATTAACCTGGTAGCCAATATGATGATGGCGGCGATTATTGGCTCGGCCGCTTCGCAAATTGCCATTATGTCCCGTGCGATGGTGCCTGCCATGGAGCAAGAAGGCTATGACAAGCCCTACAGCGCGGCGATTACTGCTGCTGGGGGGCTGCTCTCGCCGATTATTCCGCCTTCCATGCTGTTTGTGCTCTTCGGGGTGATGGCCCAGGTGCCCATTGCAGAAATGTTTATTGCCGGGCTATTGCCAGGATTGCTTCTAGGCGCAAGTTTTTTTGTGGTAATCGCTTTAGTGGGGGTTGTTCAGCAGTACCCAAAAGGTGAGTGGCCTAGCCGCCGTCAGGCGCTGCACGATGCGCTATGGGGGCTGCCTGCGCTGCTTATTCCGGTGATTATAATTGGTGGGATCTTACTGGGTATTGCTACCCCCACGGAGTCCGCTGCGCTGGCGTCGCTTGCGGCGTTATTGATGGGGCGTTTTGTGTATGGGGATTTGCGCTTTAAACAACTACCCGAGGTGCTGATCCGAACCGCGATTAATGCGGGGCTGGTGATTATGCTGATTGCTGCCGCAGGGGTGTTTGGTTGGGTAGTGGTTTATGAACGGCTGCCGCAAATGGCAGCGGCGTGGATCGCCGCGTTCACCAGCGACCCCTTTGTATTCTTGTTACTGGTGATTGGGGCGCTGCTGCTGGTAGGAATGATCATCGACGGCATCGCCGCGCTCATTCTAGTCGTGCCCATTTTAATGCCCATTGCCCAAAGCCAGTTTGCCATTAGCCCGTATCAGTTTGGGGTGGTGGTGTGTTTAACCTTGGTCATGGGGCTGTTGACCCCACCCGTTGGCGCGGGGTTGTTTATTGCCTCTTCCATGACCGGTGCGCCGCCGCTGAAAATCTTCCGAGCGTTACTGCCGTTTCTGCTGGCAACGCTCGTCACGCTAGTGCTATTAGCCTGGCAGCCTTGGCTAACGACCGGGCTTATTCAGCGTTAA
- a CDS encoding diguanylate cyclase encodes MSYPLPFNEDARLAALNELALLDTANEPVFDRITRLVTHLLNVPIATVTLVDADRQWFKSKIGLDISETPRDVAFCAYTVIQAAPLIVKDALIDERFASNPYVTMPDGVRFYAGLPLKSSQGYVLGSLCAMDTKPRSLSATEQAAMQDLADIVAGEIQLRERLIAEQKSKEVSQRALKALHLSLEQQIEQRTRELSLVIETAYDAYLSIDEIGRVLDWNHAAEVMFGWQRKEALARTITTLMFPEGLPHASTSPIMGKAKRRDGGWLPVEIRLKSYAVNGRERRSLFIHDITERQQLERLRNQEAREDALTTLPNRRALDERLPEAMARVRRTRKPLAVLFMDLDGFKGVNDRYGHAMGDELLRDIALRLQQSVRETDFVARWAGDEFVLLLEGVDSGALVTFTNKLIRTIEQPLIVAGVTLNVSTSVGVALFMPEAVETAKELLKRADVAMYEAKHAGKGRLHLAQSVDISNDI; translated from the coding sequence ATGAGCTATCCACTACCGTTCAATGAAGATGCCCGTCTAGCAGCGCTGAATGAGTTGGCACTGCTAGATACGGCTAATGAGCCGGTATTTGACCGGATTACTCGGTTAGTGACCCATCTATTAAACGTGCCAATCGCAACGGTTACCCTAGTGGACGCCGATCGACAGTGGTTCAAGTCTAAAATCGGTTTAGATATTTCGGAAACACCACGGGATGTCGCTTTTTGCGCTTACACCGTGATTCAAGCAGCTCCGTTGATTGTGAAGGACGCTCTTATAGACGAGCGGTTTGCCAGTAACCCTTATGTGACAATGCCAGACGGCGTGCGTTTTTATGCAGGCTTGCCCCTAAAAAGCTCCCAGGGCTACGTTTTAGGTTCGCTCTGCGCTATGGACACCAAACCGCGCTCCTTAAGTGCGACAGAGCAAGCAGCGATGCAAGACCTTGCCGATATTGTTGCAGGAGAGATCCAGCTACGTGAACGACTGATTGCTGAGCAAAAAAGCAAAGAAGTCTCACAGCGTGCGTTAAAGGCGCTGCATTTAAGCCTTGAGCAGCAGATTGAGCAACGCACTCGAGAGCTTAGTCTGGTGATTGAAACAGCCTACGACGCCTACCTAAGTATTGATGAAATCGGCCGTGTTCTAGATTGGAATCATGCGGCTGAAGTGATGTTTGGCTGGCAGCGTAAAGAGGCGCTGGCACGCACTATTACCACGCTAATGTTTCCTGAAGGGCTGCCCCACGCGTCCACATCCCCCATTATGGGAAAAGCCAAACGGCGGGATGGCGGATGGCTTCCTGTGGAAATTCGCCTAAAAAGTTATGCAGTGAATGGCCGTGAGCGACGCAGCTTGTTCATTCATGATATCACCGAGCGCCAGCAGTTAGAGCGTTTGCGCAACCAGGAAGCCCGGGAAGATGCGTTAACCACGTTACCCAATCGGCGCGCGCTAGATGAGCGGCTTCCAGAAGCCATGGCAAGGGTGCGCCGCACGCGTAAACCGCTGGCCGTGCTGTTTATGGATTTAGATGGTTTTAAAGGGGTAAACGATCGCTACGGGCACGCCATGGGAGATGAGCTGCTGCGGGATATTGCCCTTAGGTTGCAACAATCGGTGCGCGAAACAGACTTTGTGGCGCGCTGGGCTGGTGACGAGTTTGTGTTGTTACTAGAAGGGGTCGACAGCGGGGCCCTGGTGACCTTTACGAACAAATTGATACGTACTATCGAGCAGCCGCTGATAGTGGCTGGCGTCACGCTTAACGTTAGCACCAGCGTTGGTGTGGCGCTATTTATGCCGGAAGCCGTCGAAACGGCAAAAGAGCTGCTCAAGCGTGCAGATGTTGCTATGTATGAAGCCAAACATGCAGGTAAAGGGCGGCTACACTTAGCCCAATCCGTTGATATATCAAACGATATTTAG
- a CDS encoding C4-dicarboxylate ABC transporter permease — protein MLQRFSLGLARCEEITAAALAAAVTCLILINIAFRALGNPIYWVSELAIYAMIWMTFLIAGAVLKRRQGIAVTLLSDLLPPVGRKLIVLWVDVMVLLFAVLLVWLCWRWFQPLALAQAGFDTRAFQGQTFNFIYAENTSTIGIKKFWVWLIVPWFALSLSLHSLANLGQSLLPLKARV, from the coding sequence ATGCTGCAACGCTTTTCTTTAGGGCTTGCCCGATGTGAAGAGATTACCGCCGCTGCGTTAGCAGCGGCGGTAACGTGTTTGATACTCATCAATATTGCGTTTCGCGCCCTGGGAAACCCGATTTATTGGGTAAGCGAGCTGGCGATTTATGCCATGATCTGGATGACCTTTCTGATTGCCGGGGCAGTGCTTAAGCGCCGCCAAGGTATCGCGGTAACACTGTTGAGTGACTTGCTGCCCCCCGTAGGCCGGAAGCTAATAGTGCTTTGGGTTGATGTGATGGTGCTGCTGTTTGCTGTGTTGCTGGTGTGGCTATGCTGGCGCTGGTTTCAGCCGCTTGCGCTTGCTCAGGCTGGGTTTGATACCCGCGCATTTCAGGGTCAAACCTTCAACTTTATTTACGCTGAGAATACTTCGACGATTGGCATTAAAAAATTCTGGGTATGGCTGATTGTGCCATGGTTTGCTCTCTCGCTTAGCCTGCATAGTCTCGCCAATCTAGGGCAGTCACTTTTGCCCCTTAAGGCCCGCGTATGA
- a CDS encoding nodulation efficiency, NfeD-like protein gives MDWNPAYSWLVVALLLSLAELSSGAMVLLALGIAAAFTAAVAALGFTLPWQLISMAVFAGVLVPLGVMVIRPRFSPKGVAYGTTGTGVEKGSLYRTQRRDFDNATGIKVNGDFYRLRVVESGETELSPDTLVVFKRFEGTTALVMLPQPEDLTRQDDLSQRKEP, from the coding sequence ATGGACTGGAACCCTGCTTATAGCTGGTTAGTTGTCGCCCTGCTGTTGAGCTTAGCCGAGCTCAGCTCTGGGGCTATGGTGCTACTCGCACTGGGCATCGCGGCAGCGTTCACCGCCGCCGTTGCGGCACTTGGTTTCACGCTGCCTTGGCAGTTGATCAGCATGGCTGTTTTTGCAGGTGTGTTGGTACCCCTTGGTGTGATGGTGATTCGCCCACGTTTTTCACCCAAGGGTGTGGCTTACGGCACTACCGGTACCGGCGTTGAAAAAGGCAGCCTCTACAGAACGCAACGACGCGATTTTGATAACGCCACGGGCATCAAAGTAAACGGTGATTTTTACCGCTTACGCGTCGTAGAAAGCGGTGAAACAGAACTGTCGCCCGACACCCTAGTGGTGTTCAAACGCTTTGAAGGCACTACCGCCTTAGTTATGCTGCCACAGCCAGAAGACCTAACTCGTCAGGATGATCTTTCCCAACGCAAGGAGCCATAA
- a CDS encoding alkylhydroperoxidase: MPASISRFAVPASLDELPEDIRSAILNVQEKAGFVPNVFLMLAHRPDEFRAFFAYHDALMERASDTLTKAEKEMIVVATSARNRCLYCVVAHGALVRIYSKDPLLADNVAINHHVADLSERHRLMLDFALYSSIELGEFSRAWQERLANVGFTLDDCWDIGAIAAFFSMSNRLVTLAGTPPNPEFYAIGRIPRNNVSDAS; this comes from the coding sequence ATGCCTGCTTCAATAAGTCGCTTTGCCGTACCAGCATCCCTCGATGAGCTGCCCGAGGATATTCGCAGTGCAATTTTAAACGTGCAGGAAAAAGCAGGGTTTGTGCCGAATGTATTCTTAATGCTTGCCCATCGGCCGGATGAGTTTCGCGCTTTCTTCGCCTATCACGATGCGTTAATGGAACGAGCATCGGATACGCTCACAAAAGCTGAAAAAGAGATGATTGTGGTGGCCACTAGCGCTCGTAACCGCTGCCTTTATTGTGTGGTGGCCCACGGTGCCTTAGTGCGTATTTATAGTAAAGATCCACTACTTGCAGATAACGTAGCGATTAATCATCATGTGGCCGACCTGAGTGAGCGTCACCGTTTGATGCTCGATTTTGCCCTGTATAGTTCCATTGAGTTAGGCGAGTTCTCGCGCGCCTGGCAAGAGCGTTTAGCAAATGTCGGTTTCACCCTTGACGACTGCTGGGACATCGGCGCTATTGCCGCCTTCTTTAGCATGTCCAATCGGCTGGTCACTTTGGCAGGCACACCGCCTAACCCCGAATTTTATGCCATAGGCCGTATTCCCCGGAACAATGTTTCTGATGCTTCTTAG
- a CDS encoding metal transporter, translating to MIRSMLTTHDGLVHEGDEDSIEQWQATPGSHIWIDMQGESGQRERSLLERLECHPMAIQDAQKERHPPKIEEFEHHTLIIYRGISSFDAQLNFVPQQVCFFIGARFLVTLHPGKALSVDRFFNEQGSTLLAQSPERVALRVMYTSAGFYIDSLLKFESELSDLEDELLANGNDVLMRKLTTYRSRLVKLRRIFSYHKGITQELTAYDYAHLPRDDNDTLYAINDVAERFERLYTLTQMYYDICGDLVNGYISISSHQLNITMRVLTVITAIFVPLTFIAGIYGMNFEYMPELGFQYGYFFVLGAMAGIGGSLFWLFKRKNWF from the coding sequence ATGATCCGCAGTATGCTCACCACGCATGACGGGCTTGTGCATGAAGGTGATGAAGACTCAATTGAGCAGTGGCAGGCAACCCCGGGAAGCCATATCTGGATAGATATGCAAGGAGAGTCAGGTCAGCGAGAGCGGAGTCTACTTGAGCGTTTAGAGTGCCACCCTATGGCTATCCAAGATGCACAAAAAGAGCGGCACCCACCTAAAATTGAAGAGTTTGAGCACCATACGCTGATTATCTACCGTGGTATTTCCTCCTTTGATGCACAGCTTAACTTTGTGCCTCAGCAGGTCTGTTTTTTTATTGGTGCACGCTTCTTGGTGACGCTGCACCCAGGCAAAGCGCTTAGTGTTGATCGGTTTTTTAACGAACAGGGCAGCACGTTGCTAGCGCAATCTCCCGAGCGTGTTGCATTAAGAGTGATGTATACCTCGGCAGGTTTTTACATTGATAGCTTGCTTAAATTTGAGAGTGAACTAAGCGACTTAGAGGATGAGCTGCTGGCGAACGGTAACGACGTTTTAATGCGCAAACTGACCACCTACCGTTCACGGTTAGTGAAGCTGCGTCGTATTTTTAGCTATCACAAAGGTATTACTCAGGAGTTAACCGCCTACGACTACGCGCATCTGCCACGAGATGATAATGATACCCTCTACGCGATCAATGATGTAGCCGAGCGTTTTGAGCGCCTTTATACCCTCACGCAGATGTATTACGACATCTGTGGCGATTTAGTGAATGGCTATATTTCGATTTCGTCGCATCAGCTTAATATTACGATGCGGGTATTGACGGTGATTACAGCCATTTTTGTACCGTTGACGTTTATTGCCGGTATCTACGGCATGAACTTTGAGTACATGCCCGAGCTGGGCTTTCAGTATGGGTACTTCTTTGTGTTGGGCGCCATGGCGGGGATTGGGGGAAGTTTGTTTTGGCTTTTCAAACGTAAAAATTGGTTTTAG
- a CDS encoding stomatin encodes MDLPISPGLLISLIIVVIAIVIISKGLVIIRQSEVMVVERLGSFHRVLESGINIIIPFIEQPRAITMIRYRKMGEDYQPIMTDEFRIDRRETVMDFPGQPVVTTDNVTVRINGALYYQIIDPKRAVYEVENMSQAVEVLAKTTLRSVVGKMELDKLFESRAEVNNEIQAAMEEPASKWGVKISRVEVQDIAMPDEVESAMRLQMAAERKRRATVTEAEGEKSAAIAMAQGQRESSILNAQGDKESAILRAQGEQESIKLVLNAIGDSEENKRTVVGYLLGQSYIKGLPNMAKNGERVFVPYESSALLGSMGMFREMAGSPEDTVANHLKNRSSNPSDGGFRSGIVGGAAGGN; translated from the coding sequence ATGGATTTACCCATTAGCCCAGGTTTACTGATTAGCCTGATTATTGTCGTGATCGCAATCGTGATCATTTCTAAAGGGCTGGTGATTATTCGCCAATCCGAAGTGATGGTCGTGGAACGGCTCGGCTCGTTTCACCGCGTGCTGGAAAGCGGTATCAATATTATCATTCCCTTTATTGAACAGCCCCGTGCGATCACCATGATTCGCTATCGCAAAATGGGTGAGGATTACCAGCCCATTATGACCGATGAGTTCCGTATCGACCGCCGTGAAACGGTGATGGATTTCCCCGGCCAGCCAGTGGTGACTACCGATAACGTAACGGTACGGATCAACGGTGCCCTTTACTATCAAATCATCGACCCTAAGCGAGCCGTGTATGAAGTCGAAAACATGAGCCAAGCGGTAGAAGTACTCGCCAAAACCACGCTGCGCTCGGTGGTAGGTAAAATGGAGCTGGATAAATTGTTTGAATCCCGCGCCGAAGTTAATAACGAGATTCAAGCGGCCATGGAAGAGCCCGCATCTAAGTGGGGCGTTAAAATTTCCCGGGTAGAGGTACAGGATATTGCCATGCCCGACGAGGTGGAGTCGGCCATGCGCCTACAGATGGCCGCCGAACGCAAGCGCCGCGCCACAGTAACCGAAGCCGAAGGTGAAAAATCAGCCGCCATTGCTATGGCTCAGGGCCAACGTGAATCCTCTATCCTTAACGCCCAGGGCGACAAAGAGTCGGCCATTCTGCGCGCCCAAGGTGAGCAAGAATCCATCAAACTGGTACTCAACGCCATTGGCGACAGCGAAGAGAACAAGCGCACCGTTGTGGGGTACCTATTGGGGCAAAGCTACATCAAAGGCTTACCCAATATGGCGAAAAACGGCGAACGCGTGTTTGTGCCTTACGAATCATCAGCGCTTCTTGGTTCAATGGGTATGTTCCGCGAAATGGCAGGTTCACCTGAAGATACCGTTGCCAACCACCTTAAAAACCGCTCCAGTAACCCAAGCGACGGCGGCTTTCGCAGCGGCATCGTAGGCGGTGCCGCTGGCGGTAATTAG
- a CDS encoding DUF305 domain-containing protein has protein sequence MMLNRSKMAELLQNRWKMAAGVCAVAGLLVAPAAYAHHHNADNGHEDHGQHGSSDQDHGDNPAVAAYKAANDRMHEDMSMSFTGDPDVDFAKGMIPHHEGAIAMAEIVLEYGEDEEIRQLAEEIIDAQESEIAFLREWLEQQGH, from the coding sequence ATGATGCTTAATCGTTCCAAAATGGCTGAACTGTTACAAAATCGCTGGAAAATGGCGGCAGGCGTATGCGCAGTAGCGGGGTTGTTGGTTGCTCCCGCGGCCTATGCCCACCACCACAACGCTGATAATGGCCATGAAGACCACGGGCAACACGGTAGCAGTGACCAAGACCACGGCGACAATCCGGCGGTAGCGGCGTACAAAGCCGCCAATGATCGCATGCATGAAGATATGTCGATGTCATTTACTGGCGACCCGGATGTGGATTTTGCCAAAGGCATGATTCCTCACCATGAAGGCGCCATTGCCATGGCGGAAATCGTTCTTGAGTACGGCGAGGACGAGGAGATCCGTCAATTGGCTGAAGAAATTATTGATGCCCAAGAGAGTGAAATCGCTTTCTTGCGCGAATGGTTAGAGCAACAGGGCCACTAA
- a CDS encoding C4-dicarboxylate ABC transporter substrate-binding protein — MNRMKTLTLACAAATLAAASFSAQARDFRLGLITPAQHLWSTEAEAFAETLNERSGGEHSVSVYPAQQLGNEAQMVQQLQTGALDMAFLTIAEISNRIPDFGALYAPYLVDDVNHAARLLRSDATGELLGLMPEGVGLMGMGYGMVGMRQVLSRSPIERAEDLRGQRLRITPFDPIRDFYNAVGAAPAPMPLLEVYDALANGQVDAIDMDFDSILILKFYEQAENLLISNHMMFPMVGVVSGRVWRELSEEDRELIETAMAEHLENVLVGFEEMDAAQEEEIRALDINIVDADAEFFSEAIAEWEEVWGPKAPMLETLREEADRLRDE, encoded by the coding sequence ATGAACCGAATGAAAACGCTAACGCTTGCCTGTGCTGCGGCCACTTTAGCCGCCGCTTCCTTTAGTGCTCAGGCGCGTGACTTTCGCTTAGGCTTGATTACCCCCGCCCAGCACCTTTGGTCTACTGAAGCAGAAGCCTTTGCCGAAACGCTTAACGAGCGCTCTGGCGGTGAACACAGCGTTAGCGTTTATCCCGCCCAGCAGTTGGGCAACGAGGCACAAATGGTGCAGCAGCTGCAAACCGGCGCGCTGGATATGGCCTTCTTGACCATTGCCGAGATTTCTAACCGTATTCCTGATTTTGGCGCGCTTTACGCCCCCTATCTGGTTGATGATGTAAACCACGCGGCGCGGCTGCTGCGTTCAGACGCTACAGGCGAACTCCTGGGGTTAATGCCGGAGGGTGTTGGGTTAATGGGCATGGGCTACGGCATGGTCGGTATGCGCCAAGTGCTTAGCCGCAGCCCCATCGAGCGTGCTGAAGACCTGCGTGGTCAGCGTCTGCGGATTACCCCTTTTGATCCGATTCGCGACTTTTATAACGCCGTAGGCGCGGCGCCTGCACCCATGCCACTGTTAGAGGTCTACGATGCCTTGGCGAATGGTCAGGTAGACGCGATTGATATGGACTTCGATTCGATCTTAATCCTGAAGTTTTACGAGCAGGCGGAAAACCTGCTGATCTCAAACCACATGATGTTCCCCATGGTGGGCGTGGTGTCGGGTCGTGTATGGCGTGAGTTGTCCGAAGAGGACCGCGAGTTGATTGAAACCGCCATGGCCGAGCATCTAGAGAACGTGCTGGTCGGTTTTGAAGAGATGGACGCGGCCCAGGAAGAAGAGATCCGCGCGCTGGATATTAATATTGTCGATGCCGATGCCGAATTCTTCTCTGAGGCGATTGCCGAGTGGGAAGAGGTGTGGGGCCCCAAAGCGCCGATGTTAGAAACTTTGCGTGAGGAAGCTGACCGGCTGCGTGACGAGTAG